From Etheostoma spectabile isolate EspeVRDwgs_2016 chromosome 19, UIUC_Espe_1.0, whole genome shotgun sequence, the proteins below share one genomic window:
- the LOC116706924 gene encoding uncharacterized protein LOC116706924 isoform X2, with protein sequence MEWTWKLIFIWGFILLSFSLTLQAANLALGGVVVVSSLWDSWIVPSLLTDGNTDSTYGHRSCVSTQYQNDPWFRVDLGGLYDISTVVIVRRTDCCPTELDGTEIRIGDSLENNGNNNSRCGVITVTSDVTMTFDCNQIRGRYVNFFLPGVNKRLVLCEVKVYDHFAGVNMARGGVAAQSSLFYAWTLASTVIDGNTHPIYYDGSCSSTKLENNPWWRVDLLAPYDILSVEVTRRSDCCIYELNGAEIRIGNSLENNGNNNPRCGVFSVTSAVTMNFNCSQMTGRYVNIFIPQGGYVQLCEVKVYATTSVTGVNVAPRGVATQSANPASAETAPSKAIEENTGQEAPQENCASVPPQDNPWWQLDLRSIYRISNVSITSICCSQNLTGAEIRIGLRNDTKNKRCAIIYIGDGNQKYNYNCGIMEGRFIHVVLPGLKKTLTICELKVYGTVLENVALRGVAFQSSTKLTGHEASKVIDGDMFSTCSITEDKPSQWVMVDLLVPCSVTVVQLAYSQDCCFSSDVQVDNTSCMVIPSSSQSLVTLDCGGIVGRYVTVMHPIIPPPLCEVEVYSTWKNPQNRHLQLRKPPHCDYCLFDSCSRDYILIRDEPKSWFEAQTYCRERFTDLATISNPNDMNRVVDKMNNDFNDFWIGLYGVDLTWRWSLSDKGYYGDGEAEFRNWGVGEPNAQRGIQHCAAMQHTGEWRDMDCDLPNYFLCFDGRNSTPETKIFVETAMNWTDARRYCMVHHTDLLSVRNQAENNEIQSMVPAEKLAWIGLFEDSWKWSDGSYSSFRYWSQGLVNNLGESPKCAYVYDKKWSIRSCDTKSMFLCYYFKKRSVMRISTDFDMSDPVIQQQILSQVRAA encoded by the exons ATGGAGTGGACTTGGAAACTCATCTTTATTTGGG GATTCATCCTTCTCAGTTTCAGTCTTACTCTCCAGGCAG CTAACTTGGCTCTGGGTGGAGTGGTTGTTGTGTCTTCATTGTGGGACTCCTGGATTGTACCAAGCTTGTTAACTGATGGCAACACTGATTCAACCTATGGTCATCGGAGCTGTGTTTCTACTCAGTACCAGAACGACCCCTGGTTTAGAGTGGACTTGGGGGGTCTGTATGACATCTCAACAGTTGTAATCGTCCGGAGAACCGATTGCTGCCCCACTGAGCTAGATGGGACAGAAATCCGGATTGGTGACTCATTGGAGAATAATGGCAACAACAATTCCAG GTGTGGAGTTATCACCGTGACCAGTGATGTTACCATGACCTTCGACTGCAACCAAATTAGAGGACGCTACGTCAACTTTTTCCTCCCTGGAGTAAATAAGAGACTTGTGCTTTGTGAAGTCAAAGTGTACGACCACTTTGCAGGAG TTAACATGGCTCGGGGGGGAGTGGCTGCACAGTCTTCACTTTTTTACGCATGGACTCTAGCAAGCACGGTGATTGATGGCAATACTCATCCAATCTATTATGATGGGAGCTGTTCTTCAACTAAGTTGGAGAATAACCCGTGGTGGAGAGTGGACTTATTGGCTCCGTATGACATCTTATCAGTTGAAGTCACTCGACGTTCAGATTGCTGCATTTATGAACTAAACGGGGCAGAAATACGCATTGGAAACTCACTGGAGAACAATGGCAACAACAATCCCAG ATGTGGAGTTTTCTCTGTGACCAGTGCCGTTACCATGAACTTCAACTGTAGTCAGATGACAGGACGCTACGTCAATATTTTTATTCCTCAAGGAGGATATGTTCAGCTTTGTGAGGTCAAAGTGTACGCCACTACCAGCGTTACAGGAG TAAACGTTGCACCGAGAGGAGTAGCTACGCAGTCTGCAAATCCAGCTTCTGCAGAAACTGCTCCATCTAAGGCCATTGAGGAAAACACTGGGCAGGAGGCTCCGCAAGAAAACTGTGCCTCAGTCCCACCACAAGACAACCCCTGGTGGCAACTGGACCTTCGGAGTATCTACCGCATTAGTAATGTTTCTATCACTAGCATCTGCTGTTCACAAAACTTGACAGGAGCTGAGATCCGCATTGGCCTCAGGAATGACACCAAGAACAAGAG GTGTGCCATCATCTACATTGGAGACGGAAATCAAAAATACAACTACAATTGTGGGATAATGGAAGGTCGCTTCATCCATGTTGTTCTTCCTGGACTAAAGAAGACTTTGACAATTTGTGAATTAAAGGTGTATGGTACTGTGCTAG AAAATGTGGCTTTGAGAGGAGTGGCTTTTCAATCTTCCACAAAATTAACCGGACATGAAGCCAGCAAAGTTATTGATGGCGATATGTTTTCCACCTGCAGCATAACTGAAGACAAACCCAGTCAGTGGGTGATGGTGGATCTACTGGTTCCCTGTAGTGTGACCGTGGTCCAACTTGCCTACAGTCAGGACTGTTGCTTTAGTAGTGATGTTCAAGTGGATAACACAAG CTGCATGGTCATCCCAAGTAGTTCACAATCACTTGTGACCCTGGATTGTGGAGGGATTGTAGGTCGCTATGTGACTGTAATGCATCCAATCATACCACCACCTCTGTGTGAGGTTGAGGTCTACAGCACTTGGAAAAATCCTCAGAATAGACATCTTCAGCTACGGAAGCCCCCGCACTGTG ATTACTGCTTATTTGATTCCTGCAGCCGTGACTACATTCTCATTCGCGATGAACCTAAATCATGGTTTGAAGCGCAGACCTACTGCAGAGAGAGGTTCACTGACCTGGCCACCATCAGCAATCCTAACGACATGAACAGGGTTGTTGACAAAATGAACAATGACTTCAACGATTTTTGGATTGGGCTATATGGTGTTGACTTAACCTGGAGGTGGTCTTTGTCAGATAAGGGTTACTATGGAGATGGTGAAGCTGAGTTCAGGAACTGGGGTGTTGGTGAACCCAACGCCCAGAGGGGCATTCAGCACTGTGCTGCCATGCAACACACGGGTGAATGGAGAGACATGGACTGTGACTTACCTAACTACTTCTTGTGCTTTGATG GCAGAAACAGCACACCAGAAACCAAGATTTTTGTGGAAACAGCAATGAATTGGACAGATGCTCGACGCTACTGCATGGTGCACCACACAGACCTGCTCAGTGTGAGGAACCAGGCTGAGAACAATGAAATCCAGAGCATGGTGCCGGCAGAAAAGCTGGCCTGGATTGGCCTTTTTGAAGACTCCTGGAAGTGGTCAGATGGGAGTTACTCCTCATTCAGATACTGGTCTCAGGGACTAGTCAACAACTTAGGAGAGAGTCCAAAATGTGCTTATGTCTATGACAAGAAATGGAGCATAAGGTCCTGCGACACCAAATCCATGTTTCTCTGTTACT ACTTCAAGAAAAGGTCTGTCATGAGGATCAGTACTGACTTTGACATGAGTGACCCAGTCATCCAACAACAAATCCTAAGCCAG GTGCGTGCAGCCTGA
- the LOC116706924 gene encoding uncharacterized protein LOC116706924 isoform X1 — MEWTWKLIFIWGFILLSFSLTLQAANLALGGVVVVSSLWDSWIVPSLLTDGNTDSTYGHRSCVSTQYQNDPWFRVDLGGLYDISTVVIVRRTDCCPTELDGTEIRIGDSLENNGNNNSRCGVITVTSDVTMTFDCNQIRGRYVNFFLPGVNKRLVLCEVKVYDHFAGVNMARGGVAAQSSLFYAWTLASTVIDGNTHPIYYDGSCSSTKLENNPWWRVDLLAPYDILSVEVTRRSDCCIYELNGAEIRIGNSLENNGNNNPRCGVFSVTSAVTMNFNCSQMTGRYVNIFIPQGGYVQLCEVKVYATTSVTGVNVAPRGVATQSANPASAETAPSKAIEENTGQEAPQENCASVPPQDNPWWQLDLRSIYRISNVSITSICCSQNLTGAEIRIGLRNDTKNKRCAIIYIGDGNQKYNYNCGIMEGRFIHVVLPGLKKTLTICELKVYGTVLENVALRGVAFQSSTKLTGHEASKVIDGDMFSTCSITEDKPSQWVMVDLLVPCSVTVVQLAYSQDCCFSSDVQVDNTSCMVIPSSSQSLVTLDCGGIVGRYVTVMHPIIPPPLCEVEVYSTWKNPQNRHLQLRKPPHCDYCLFDSCSRDYILIRDEPKSWFEAQTYCRERFTDLATISNPNDMNRVVDKMNNDFNDFWIGLYGVDLTWRWSLSDKGYYGDGEAEFRNWGVGEPNAQRGIQHCAAMQHTGEWRDMDCDLPNYFLCFDGRNSTPETKIFVETAMNWTDARRYCMVHHTDLLSVRNQAENNEIQSMVPAEKLAWIGLFEDSWKWSDGSYSSFRYWSQGLVNNLGESPKCAYVYDKKWSIRSCDTKSMFLCYYFKKRSVMRISTDFDMSDPVIQQQILSQLEEQMKKKGISDFKIRWRMSGCVSRKDDSTNLKCVQPEGAGT, encoded by the exons ATGGAGTGGACTTGGAAACTCATCTTTATTTGGG GATTCATCCTTCTCAGTTTCAGTCTTACTCTCCAGGCAG CTAACTTGGCTCTGGGTGGAGTGGTTGTTGTGTCTTCATTGTGGGACTCCTGGATTGTACCAAGCTTGTTAACTGATGGCAACACTGATTCAACCTATGGTCATCGGAGCTGTGTTTCTACTCAGTACCAGAACGACCCCTGGTTTAGAGTGGACTTGGGGGGTCTGTATGACATCTCAACAGTTGTAATCGTCCGGAGAACCGATTGCTGCCCCACTGAGCTAGATGGGACAGAAATCCGGATTGGTGACTCATTGGAGAATAATGGCAACAACAATTCCAG GTGTGGAGTTATCACCGTGACCAGTGATGTTACCATGACCTTCGACTGCAACCAAATTAGAGGACGCTACGTCAACTTTTTCCTCCCTGGAGTAAATAAGAGACTTGTGCTTTGTGAAGTCAAAGTGTACGACCACTTTGCAGGAG TTAACATGGCTCGGGGGGGAGTGGCTGCACAGTCTTCACTTTTTTACGCATGGACTCTAGCAAGCACGGTGATTGATGGCAATACTCATCCAATCTATTATGATGGGAGCTGTTCTTCAACTAAGTTGGAGAATAACCCGTGGTGGAGAGTGGACTTATTGGCTCCGTATGACATCTTATCAGTTGAAGTCACTCGACGTTCAGATTGCTGCATTTATGAACTAAACGGGGCAGAAATACGCATTGGAAACTCACTGGAGAACAATGGCAACAACAATCCCAG ATGTGGAGTTTTCTCTGTGACCAGTGCCGTTACCATGAACTTCAACTGTAGTCAGATGACAGGACGCTACGTCAATATTTTTATTCCTCAAGGAGGATATGTTCAGCTTTGTGAGGTCAAAGTGTACGCCACTACCAGCGTTACAGGAG TAAACGTTGCACCGAGAGGAGTAGCTACGCAGTCTGCAAATCCAGCTTCTGCAGAAACTGCTCCATCTAAGGCCATTGAGGAAAACACTGGGCAGGAGGCTCCGCAAGAAAACTGTGCCTCAGTCCCACCACAAGACAACCCCTGGTGGCAACTGGACCTTCGGAGTATCTACCGCATTAGTAATGTTTCTATCACTAGCATCTGCTGTTCACAAAACTTGACAGGAGCTGAGATCCGCATTGGCCTCAGGAATGACACCAAGAACAAGAG GTGTGCCATCATCTACATTGGAGACGGAAATCAAAAATACAACTACAATTGTGGGATAATGGAAGGTCGCTTCATCCATGTTGTTCTTCCTGGACTAAAGAAGACTTTGACAATTTGTGAATTAAAGGTGTATGGTACTGTGCTAG AAAATGTGGCTTTGAGAGGAGTGGCTTTTCAATCTTCCACAAAATTAACCGGACATGAAGCCAGCAAAGTTATTGATGGCGATATGTTTTCCACCTGCAGCATAACTGAAGACAAACCCAGTCAGTGGGTGATGGTGGATCTACTGGTTCCCTGTAGTGTGACCGTGGTCCAACTTGCCTACAGTCAGGACTGTTGCTTTAGTAGTGATGTTCAAGTGGATAACACAAG CTGCATGGTCATCCCAAGTAGTTCACAATCACTTGTGACCCTGGATTGTGGAGGGATTGTAGGTCGCTATGTGACTGTAATGCATCCAATCATACCACCACCTCTGTGTGAGGTTGAGGTCTACAGCACTTGGAAAAATCCTCAGAATAGACATCTTCAGCTACGGAAGCCCCCGCACTGTG ATTACTGCTTATTTGATTCCTGCAGCCGTGACTACATTCTCATTCGCGATGAACCTAAATCATGGTTTGAAGCGCAGACCTACTGCAGAGAGAGGTTCACTGACCTGGCCACCATCAGCAATCCTAACGACATGAACAGGGTTGTTGACAAAATGAACAATGACTTCAACGATTTTTGGATTGGGCTATATGGTGTTGACTTAACCTGGAGGTGGTCTTTGTCAGATAAGGGTTACTATGGAGATGGTGAAGCTGAGTTCAGGAACTGGGGTGTTGGTGAACCCAACGCCCAGAGGGGCATTCAGCACTGTGCTGCCATGCAACACACGGGTGAATGGAGAGACATGGACTGTGACTTACCTAACTACTTCTTGTGCTTTGATG GCAGAAACAGCACACCAGAAACCAAGATTTTTGTGGAAACAGCAATGAATTGGACAGATGCTCGACGCTACTGCATGGTGCACCACACAGACCTGCTCAGTGTGAGGAACCAGGCTGAGAACAATGAAATCCAGAGCATGGTGCCGGCAGAAAAGCTGGCCTGGATTGGCCTTTTTGAAGACTCCTGGAAGTGGTCAGATGGGAGTTACTCCTCATTCAGATACTGGTCTCAGGGACTAGTCAACAACTTAGGAGAGAGTCCAAAATGTGCTTATGTCTATGACAAGAAATGGAGCATAAGGTCCTGCGACACCAAATCCATGTTTCTCTGTTACT ACTTCAAGAAAAGGTCTGTCATGAGGATCAGTACTGACTTTGACATGAGTGACCCAGTCATCCAACAACAAATCCTAAGCCAG CTAGAggaacagatgaaaaaaaagggCATCAGTGATTTTAAGATCCGCTGGAGGATGTCGGGATGTGTTTCACGCAAGGACGACAGCACAAATTTAAA GTGCGTGCAGCCTGAAGGGGCTGGAACATGA